DNA from Halomonas sp. GFAJ-1:
GTGAGGTTGAAACACAAGAAATAGCCTTACGTCTTAATGTGCCCGTGTATAGCGGCGGACGAACCTCTTCAGAAGTGCGTGAAAGTGTGAGTCTCTTAGAAGCCAGTCGGTCTCAGCTAGAAGGCGTAACGCGTGAGCTACGCCGTGAAGTGAGGTCGAGTTATCAAAGTATTCTTTCGGCAAAAGCGCGTGAACGTTCTTTGCGCCGTTCCCTTGAAGCCAGCGAGCAAGTGGTTGAATCAAGGCAAGTAAGTGTGGAAACGGGCATTGTTCCTCTACGCGACTTATTGGACGCTGAAAGAGATTTGTTTTTTGCGCGAAGCGAATTGGCCGCTGCTAGGTATGACTACCTAATTAACGTATTACGCCTTAAACGAGCTACGGGCGTGATTAATGTTGATGACCTTCGCGAAATCGACGAGAGGATGAATGAGCATGTCAGTATCTCAAACATCTTTAATTAAAACGTCGAACATTGCTTCTGCTAAATCGTCGACTGCACATGCATCGTCAGACATGGCGACCGGGAGTGTGGTCAATGATTTAGAGGCACTAGTGAAAGGTCTCGGCGCCCCTTATCTCGTGGAGCCTTCCGCTAAGTTTCAGCCGGGTCAATGGCGAAGCGACAGATGTTTGTTCGGTATCGACGTGAACACCTTAACAGCCGAGCAGTGGCAATCTCGTCTACAGCCTATGCTACAGCAATTAGGGATGTTGGCAGAGGACGAACAGTCATTCATGCGCCTGCTTTATGCCCCCGACGCTGAGCAAAAAGCGTCACCTCATTACCTGCTGGTAGGGGTGGAGGGCAAGACTAACAAAGTGTATTGGGAGCACTCCCTTTCTCAGCTGCGTCACCATGATCCTATCAACCCCCTAGTGCTTTACAGCGCATGGAAGTGGCAATCTCAACATCCGGCAATAATTACCGACTATGTGATGGCACCGGATGCTCATCAGGCGCAACGACTGATACAACGTGAACTCCAAAATCTGCCCCCTGTGGTAGAGGATTTATTAGAGCAACTTGAAATCATTGCGGCCCTCAAGAACACGCCATGGCCGCCACTTACTGTTGATGTTATCGAGCGTGCGCCACCGCAGGCTTTGTCGCTACCGGCGCCTGATGACCGCACACCGCGTTGCTCTATCAACTTACATCTACATCACTTTGCACCACGGCTAGGCGATATCGCGGCGCCAATGTTTGCCTTAGCACGGGAGTGGCTCAGCGCTGAGCGTGATGAGTTAAGGAAGTGGTTAGCACACTATGGCGATCAGATGCTAAGTAATGTGTCATTAGGTGTTGACCAGCATGCTAAGCCTTTTATGACTTTTTATTACGGTGGGAAGGTAAGTTCATCGTCATAGCGGTGGACTCGTCTCTCTGCCAACAACGCATCGCACGGGCGATACCTCTTAGTACTTAATAAGACATCATTAGGAGAAATTTATATGTCTACCCAGCTGCTGATTTATCGAGACATTCAACCGATTACTCGCGACAAACATAAAGAGCGCTATCTAAAAGTTAGCCGCGATTTCCGTTTCGCGAGTAACGTCAACTCTGTCCCGCTGATGGCGGCTGAATTTCCTGCGGCGGCCACAGACCTGCCGATTGTGTTCACCGCTGCAGAAGACGGCGGTGTGTTACCCGTGGCGATTTTGGGCCTACAGCAAGATGAAAATTATCTCGTGGACGCCGAGGGGCAGTGGCGGGGTGAGTATGTGCCAGCGTTTTTCCGCCGTTATCCCTTTGTATTTGCGTCCAGTGAGTCGGGTGATACGTTCACATTATGCGTCGACGAAGCGTACGAAGGTCTAAACACTGACGGTCGCGGCGAGCGGTTTTTTGATACTGAGGGTGAGCAGACCCAGTATTTAGAACGTATCTTAAACTTTTTGCAGGACTATCAAGCCCATTTCCAGCGCACGCGCGCATTCGGTAAGCGTCTTGTAGAGCTGAATATTCTTGAAGATGTTCAGGCCCAAGTTCGCCAATCTGAAGGTGGCCCACGTACCCTGACTGGTTTTAAAGCCGTCAACCGCGAAAAGCTGAAAAGTTTAGATGAGCAAGCACTGCAAAAAATGCTGGCGACTGACGAGCTAGAGTTGCTCTATATCCACTTGCAGTCAATGCGTAACTTTAACCGCCTAAACCGCTTATCTGCGGGCGGTGAGCATGTTGACGCACAGTCAAAAGGTGACCCTGCTGATGAGGGTATGCCCAGCGAATCCGACCCAGTCCACTAAGTGGGCTGTTTGCTGTAACCCCTATGTACGTATCAATCATTCAATACGACACATAGGGGTACTCAACGCTTTATAAAGCGTGCCAGCGTTAGGCCACTGTCGATCCCCCGTTAAACAGTGGCACATCAAGTAGGAGTTTTGTCATGAACCGCCCGTTCCAGCCAACGCGTAAAATGCTTTCTGCCTTAGTCGGTCGTTTGTCACGCAGTGATAAAACGCAGCGTGCTTATGCAAAGAAATCTCGCTTTATTTTTGAAGGGTTAGAACAGCGAGTGCTCTTGTCGGCAGACCCATTAACAGCAGCGTTGGCAGGCGGTGGTGACTTCGAACTGCGTGTCGCCGAGGAGGAAGGTGAGCAGCACTTGATGGTGATGCAGCTAACCGACGAGGGTGATGAACTGGTTGAGAAATTCCAGATTGACAAAGCACGTGACGAAGGCAAGGTGACGCTCAAAGCGGATGACAGCGAGGATGTTGAAACCAACCTTGCGCTCTTGCTGGGTGATCATGCCGATCAGTTAAATGGCATTGAGTTCGTCTTTCTCGGGGGAGAAGGCGATGAAACGTTAAACATTAGTGATGCGGGCGGCGTCACGTTTGACTTTCAGGCAGGTGATGGCGACGACCGTATTATCGATCAGGGTAGCAATGATGGACGCTGGGAAGTTGATGTTGAATCAGAAAGCGGAAAGCGAGATAGCTGGCTGTCGTTTTCTGGCGTACTAGATGTTGAGCTTACTGAAAGTACTGGCCAACACACACTCAGTAGCAGTGAAGCGGCGGCTACATTTTCTGTTTTTGATGAATCACTGGTACTGATTGGTGGTCATGAAGACGACCCGGATGAGCGTGAAGGCATTACCTTTGACGGTGTCGCGATTCTCGAAGGGCGCCATGAAGATACGTTGAGCTTTGCGACATATTTTGACGGTGTCGAGGTCGACCTATCACTCGGCACAGCCACCGCATTAGGGGGTGTGTCAGGCTTTGGCACACTTGAAGGTTCGAACGCTAACGATGTTCTCATTGCAGATGATGAAAGCATTACGCTGCGTGGGCTCTCAGGCAATGACATCCTTCAAGGCGGCGGCGGTGATGACACGCTGATGGGGGGCGCTGGCGATAATTTATTCATCAATACTGGCGGAACCGACACCTTTGTTAGTGAAACAGAGGGCGATGATGCCTTTTTGATTGAGCGCAATCATGATGGTGCGGTTCTCCGACTAAGTAGCGGTGAAGAGGGCGCGGAGGTGGTTCTCAGTGATAGTAACAGCAGCGATGAAACCACCCTGCTGCACTTTGTGACGCCACCCACTGAAATCATCCTAGGCGCCGGAGCGGATAGCCAAAATGTCACCCTGGATGCCAGCGGCTATGGTCTTGGTAGCGTGACGTTCCAGATCCAAGGCCAAGATGTCACGGCCATGGGTAGCGCAAGCGATGACTTGTTTGTGTTGTCGCCTAACGGAAGCGGCACGCTTGATGGCGGCGGCTTTGACGATGAAGGCAACCTGCTGCAGCTAGAAGCCAACCAGAATATGGTGCTAGGCGAAGACATGTTGGCAGTGTCTGGCACACAGCGGTATACCTTCTCAAATATGCAAACGGCCTTGCTGATTGGCGGCGCCAGTGATAATACGCTAGACGCCTCAGGCTTCGCAGGCAGCGTGCGTTTGGAAGGAGTGGCGGGTAATAACACGCTTAGAGCCAGCCAAGATGACAGCCTGCTGGTAGGCGGCAGCGGCGAT
Protein-coding regions in this window:
- a CDS encoding multidrug transporter; the protein is MSTQLLIYRDIQPITRDKHKERYLKVSRDFRFASNVNSVPLMAAEFPAAATDLPIVFTAAEDGGVLPVAILGLQQDENYLVDAEGQWRGEYVPAFFRRYPFVFASSESGDTFTLCVDEAYEGLNTDGRGERFFDTEGEQTQYLERILNFLQDYQAHFQRTRAFGKRLVELNILEDVQAQVRQSEGGPRTLTGFKAVNREKLKSLDEQALQKMLATDELELLYIHLQSMRNFNRLNRLSAGGEHVDAQSKGDPADEGMPSESDPVH